The sequence below is a genomic window from Nocardia fluminea.
CGGGCAGTCATGACGACAGTCCGCGCACGCGGCAGTACTACCGGATCGAATTTCATCGAAGTCGCGTGGTTCTTCGCGATCTCCATCGCGCTGTGCTTCGCGCTGTCCGTTCCGATGGTCTTTCGGCTGGTCTCCACGGACTTCAACAACCTGATCGTTCCGATCCTGCAAACGACCCCGCTGCTCGCTGCGATCATCATGTGGCTCGCCCGACGACCCGGAACGTTCCGAGACATCTTCGCCACCGGGTGGCGCGGCACACCCGAGTGGGCAGGCATCGGTATCGGCCTCATCGCCGCGATCGCCGCTGTCCAGGCCTGCATCGCACTGGCATGGGGGATTTGGCCGCTCAACCCGTTCGACCAGATCTTGGCGGCGACAGTATGGGTCGTTCCGGTCTTCCTCCTGCAGTCGGTCTTCGCTATCGGAGAGGAGTTCGGCTGGCGTGGCTGGCTGGCGACCCGCGCCGCGGCGTGGGGATTCTGGCCGCTGGCCCTTGTCAGCGGTGTG
It includes:
- a CDS encoding CPBP family intramembrane glutamic endopeptidase, with the translated sequence MTTVRARGSTTGSNFIEVAWFFAISIALCFALSVPMVFRLVSTDFNNLIVPILQTTPLLAAIIMWLARRPGTFRDIFATGWRGTPEWAGIGIGLIAAIAAVQACIALAWGIWPLNPFDQILAATVWVVPVFLLQSVFAIGEEFGWRGWLATRAAAWGFWPLALVSGVVWIVWHLPVIAVIEDRSPWNIVVYFAGMLPWAPLLLALRWRSGSVWPAVFTHGAINSVRVYLLQSVPDATEHLLIEVIGWVLTFVAALWLMRTSPAPVVRSAAAARALPRGRKVKSCQA